In Halosegnis marinus, one genomic interval encodes:
- a CDS encoding amino acid permease — translation MSDQELAKDLGLLSALTIGVGTMIGAGIFVLPGEAAAAAGPAVALSFVVGGVISLFTALSASELGTAMPKAGGSYYYVNHALGPLFGSVAGWGNWMGLAFASAFYMLGFGEYLATLLPIPTLALGAVVLEPLQVGALVAGALFVLINYVGAKETGRLQVLIVVTLVTVLTVFSVLGFLQADLSTLRPFFPAETGGAAAVLPATGLVFVSFLGFAKITTVAEELKNPGRNLPLAVVGSVVIVTVMYGIIMVVLMGVINWKQLAPAFTDTPVLDVAEISFGAFGFAAVGVGLLTFAGLLATASSANASILASSRINFAMGRDKLVSTALNEIHPRFATPYRSIAITGALILLFIAVGNVKVLAKAGSVLHLIVYGLLNIALIVMREADTPEYDPDFRVPLYPAVPILGAVSSFGLIYFLDAVEIALAGGFVLVGLVWYLVYARSRTEKRGVLTQYVLSRSNEMPDAAVSAATAAQPEGGDYRVMVPVANPENEEDLLRLGAAVAKHHGGSLDVVHIVQVPDQTSLQYAGEHVDQFDDYAGELLEKARIDAEELGVPVETHTVISHEAFAEVFDAAESHEADTVVMGWGPDSHGSPGRVESAYDDLTENLPCDFLVMKDRGFDPERVLVPTAGGPDSELSAEIAGVLRDAYGAEVTLLHVADDEAAGEEFLENWADANGLGDATLRVETGDVEEAIERAAADATMVSIGATERGLLSRLLRGSLALDVVDDIDCTVLLAEKARRRSLTERLFGNQ, via the coding sequence ATGAGCGACCAGGAACTCGCCAAGGACCTCGGGCTGCTGTCGGCGCTGACCATCGGCGTCGGGACGATGATCGGCGCGGGCATCTTCGTGTTGCCCGGCGAGGCCGCCGCGGCCGCCGGACCGGCGGTCGCGCTCTCGTTCGTGGTCGGCGGCGTCATCTCGCTTTTCACGGCGCTGTCGGCGTCGGAACTCGGGACGGCGATGCCGAAAGCCGGCGGGAGCTACTACTACGTCAACCACGCGCTCGGACCGCTGTTCGGCTCCGTCGCCGGCTGGGGAAACTGGATGGGGCTCGCGTTCGCCTCGGCGTTCTACATGCTCGGCTTCGGGGAGTACCTCGCGACCCTGCTCCCCATCCCGACCCTCGCGCTCGGGGCCGTCGTGCTCGAACCCCTGCAGGTCGGCGCGCTGGTCGCCGGCGCGCTGTTCGTCCTCATCAACTACGTCGGAGCCAAGGAGACCGGGCGGCTCCAGGTGCTCATCGTCGTGACGCTCGTCACCGTCCTGACCGTCTTCTCCGTGCTCGGCTTCCTACAGGCCGACCTCTCGACGCTGCGGCCGTTCTTCCCGGCGGAGACCGGCGGCGCGGCCGCAGTGCTCCCAGCGACCGGCCTCGTGTTCGTCTCCTTCCTCGGGTTCGCGAAGATAACGACCGTCGCGGAGGAGCTGAAGAACCCCGGCCGGAACCTCCCGCTCGCCGTCGTCGGGAGCGTCGTCATCGTGACGGTGATGTACGGCATCATCATGGTCGTCCTGATGGGGGTCATCAACTGGAAACAGCTCGCCCCGGCGTTCACCGACACGCCGGTGCTCGACGTGGCCGAGATATCCTTCGGCGCGTTCGGGTTCGCGGCCGTCGGCGTCGGGCTGCTCACCTTCGCCGGCCTGCTCGCGACCGCCTCGTCGGCGAACGCGTCCATCCTCGCGTCCTCGCGCATCAACTTCGCGATGGGGCGCGACAAGCTCGTCAGCACCGCGCTGAACGAGATACACCCGCGCTTCGCGACCCCGTACCGGAGTATCGCGATCACCGGCGCGCTCATCCTGCTGTTCATCGCTGTCGGGAACGTCAAGGTGCTCGCGAAGGCCGGCAGCGTCCTCCACCTCATCGTCTACGGACTGCTCAACATCGCGCTCATCGTGATGCGCGAGGCCGACACGCCGGAGTACGACCCCGACTTCCGGGTGCCGCTGTATCCGGCCGTGCCGATACTCGGCGCCGTCTCGTCGTTCGGCCTCATCTACTTCCTCGACGCCGTCGAGATAGCGCTGGCCGGCGGCTTCGTGCTGGTGGGGCTCGTCTGGTATCTCGTGTACGCGCGGAGCCGGACGGAGAAGCGGGGCGTCCTCACGCAGTACGTTCTCTCGCGCTCGAACGAGATGCCCGACGCCGCGGTGTCGGCCGCGACGGCCGCACAGCCGGAGGGCGGCGACTACCGCGTGATGGTACCCGTCGCCAACCCCGAGAACGAGGAGGACCTGCTCCGCCTGGGCGCGGCGGTCGCCAAACACCACGGCGGGAGCCTCGACGTGGTCCACATCGTCCAGGTGCCGGACCAGACCTCGCTGCAGTACGCCGGCGAGCACGTCGACCAGTTCGACGACTACGCGGGCGAACTGCTGGAGAAGGCCCGCATCGACGCCGAGGAGCTCGGCGTCCCGGTCGAGACCCACACCGTCATCTCCCACGAGGCGTTCGCGGAGGTGTTCGACGCCGCGGAGAGCCACGAGGCCGACACCGTCGTCATGGGCTGGGGTCCGGACTCGCACGGGTCGCCCGGCCGCGTGGAGTCGGCGTACGACGACCTCACCGAGAACCTCCCCTGCGACTTCCTCGTGATGAAGGACCGCGGCTTCGACCCCGAGCGCGTGCTCGTCCCGACCGCGGGCGGCCCCGACTCGGAGCTGTCGGCCGAGATAGCCGGCGTCCTCCGCGACGCGTACGGCGCCGAGGTGACCCTCCTCCACGTCGCCGACGACGAGGCGGCCGGCGAGGAGTTCCTCGAGAACTGGGCCGATGCCAACGGCCTCGGCGACGCGACGCTCCGCGTGGAGACGGGCGACGTGGAAGAGGCCATCGAGCGCGCCGCGGCCGACGCCACGATGGTCTCCATCGGTGCGACGGAGCGCGGCCTGCTGTCGCGCCTGCTCCGCGGGTCGCTCGCGCTCGACGTGGTGGACGACATCGACTGCACCGTCCTGCTCGCGGAGAAGGCCCGCCGGCGCTCGCTGACGGAGCGGCTGTTCGGCAATCAGTAG
- a CDS encoding alpha/beta hydrolase, translating to MTDSETVLVPGGRDVRATLDAPDADACVVACPPHPRMGGKRTDTRLAAVADALAPDVATLRFDYGAWDEGRGELADARNALGWARARFDAVALFGYSFGGCIALLAAARECEDGTPPAAVAALAPASRLGEGLDAAAALGSVTCPGYVLYGARDTTAEWEPVVERARELGWTVEEASADHHFVGQAGTVGGSAAAFLAAELGY from the coding sequence ATGACCGACAGCGAGACCGTCCTCGTGCCGGGCGGCCGGGACGTGCGTGCGACGCTCGACGCCCCCGACGCCGACGCCTGCGTCGTCGCCTGCCCGCCGCACCCGCGGATGGGCGGCAAGCGGACCGATACGCGACTCGCGGCCGTCGCGGACGCGCTCGCGCCCGATGTCGCGACCCTCCGGTTCGACTACGGCGCGTGGGACGAGGGGCGCGGGGAACTCGCGGACGCGCGCAACGCCCTCGGGTGGGCGCGCGCTCGGTTCGACGCGGTCGCGCTGTTCGGCTACTCCTTCGGCGGGTGCATCGCCCTGCTCGCGGCCGCCCGCGAGTGCGAGGACGGGACGCCGCCGGCCGCCGTCGCCGCGCTCGCGCCCGCCTCGCGGCTCGGTGAGGGACTCGACGCGGCCGCGGCGCTCGGTTCGGTGACGTGTCCGGGCTACGTGCTGTACGGCGCGCGCGACACGACGGCCGAGTGGGAGCCGGTCGTCGAGCGCGCGCGGGAACTGGGCTGGACGGTCGAGGAGGCGAGCGCGGACCACCACTTCGTCGGGCAGGCGGGGACGGTCGGCGGGAGTGCGGCGGCGTTCCTCGCGGCGGAACTCGGCTACTGA
- a CDS encoding cupin domain-containing protein yields the protein MDRYPDLDPDAGELLTAEVVVTDDVLVKAFALGPGAEMTPHDHPDATNVFHVVEGEVVVIRDGEEEEITAPGVVLHERGVEHGARNDSDATAVLTASLCPLPGGD from the coding sequence ATGGACCGTTATCCGGACCTCGACCCCGACGCGGGGGAACTGCTCACGGCCGAAGTCGTGGTGACCGACGACGTCCTCGTCAAGGCGTTCGCGCTCGGTCCCGGCGCGGAGATGACGCCCCACGACCACCCCGACGCGACGAACGTGTTCCACGTCGTCGAGGGCGAGGTCGTCGTGATACGCGACGGCGAGGAGGAGGAGATAACGGCACCCGGCGTCGTCCTCCACGAGCGCGGCGTCGAGCACGGCGCGCGCAACGACTCGGACGCGACCGCGGTGCTCACGGCGTCGCTGTGCCCCCTCCCCGGCGGCGACTGA
- a CDS encoding MogA/MoaB family molybdenum cofactor biosynthesis protein, with product MSEGHDGDEGGHHDDHGHDHEESDGHGHDDHDHGHHHHDLDALGASVVTVSSSRSLDDDPAGDAIAAAFEVEGHEVAHRELVPDDFDGVQGTVKRLVERADTDVVVTTGGTGVTPDDVTVEAVRPLFDKELPGFGELFRDLSSEEIGTRVVGTRAVAGVSRGVPVFCLPGSENAATLGAEEIIVPEAPHLAGLARREE from the coding sequence ATGAGCGAGGGTCACGACGGCGACGAGGGGGGACACCACGACGACCACGGCCACGACCACGAAGAGAGCGACGGCCACGGGCACGACGACCACGACCACGGCCATCACCACCACGACCTCGACGCGCTCGGGGCGAGCGTCGTCACGGTGTCGTCGTCGCGCTCGCTGGACGACGACCCGGCGGGCGACGCTATCGCGGCGGCGTTCGAGGTCGAGGGCCACGAGGTCGCCCACCGCGAACTCGTCCCCGACGACTTCGACGGCGTCCAGGGGACGGTGAAGCGGCTGGTCGAGCGCGCGGACACGGACGTGGTGGTCACCACCGGCGGGACGGGCGTCACGCCCGACGACGTGACGGTGGAGGCCGTCCGGCCGCTGTTCGACAAGGAACTGCCGGGGTTCGGCGAACTGTTCCGCGACCTGTCGTCCGAGGAGATCGGGACGCGCGTCGTCGGGACGCGCGCCGTCGCGGGCGTCTCGCGGGGCGTTCCGGTGTTCTGTCTGCCGGGGTCGGAGAACGCCGCGACGCTGGGCGCGGAAGAGATCATCGTCCCCGAGGCTCCCCATCTCGCGGGGCTGGCGCGCCGCGAGGAGTAG
- a CDS encoding zinc-binding dehydrogenase, translating to MEGVFYEEHGDTDVLQYGELPDPEIGRDDVLVDVKAGALNHLDVWTRKGMPSPGEFPHIPGSDAAGVVAEVGPDVTRFEEGDHVAVASGSYCGECEHCRAGEHSECVRYTIIGEHSTGVHSEYASLPEENLVAVPDHVDFETAAAAPLVFQTAWRMLHSRAEIEAGESVLVLGASGGVGHAAVQIADHAGCEVYATGSTEAKLEAATELGADHVVNYEEEAFDEFVEEHTGGRGVDIVVDHIGGPTWEKSMNSLAKGGRIVTCGATAGPKVEVNISELFWNQYDILGSTMGANSDIDEVLDLVWDGTFEPRIRDVLPMSEAATAHGLLEDREGFGKVVVVPDSEL from the coding sequence ATGGAAGGTGTATTCTACGAGGAGCACGGCGACACCGACGTACTCCAGTACGGCGAACTGCCGGACCCGGAAATCGGCCGCGACGACGTGCTCGTGGACGTGAAGGCGGGGGCGCTGAACCACCTCGACGTGTGGACGCGCAAGGGAATGCCCTCCCCCGGCGAGTTCCCGCACATCCCCGGCTCCGACGCGGCGGGCGTCGTCGCCGAGGTCGGCCCCGACGTGACCCGCTTCGAGGAGGGCGACCACGTCGCGGTCGCCTCCGGGTCGTACTGCGGCGAGTGCGAACACTGCCGCGCCGGCGAGCACTCCGAGTGCGTCCGTTACACCATCATCGGCGAGCACTCGACGGGCGTCCACTCCGAGTACGCGTCGCTCCCGGAGGAGAACCTCGTCGCGGTACCGGACCACGTGGACTTCGAGACGGCCGCGGCCGCGCCGCTCGTCTTCCAGACGGCGTGGCGGATGCTCCACTCGCGCGCCGAGATAGAGGCCGGCGAGTCCGTGCTCGTGCTCGGCGCGTCGGGCGGCGTCGGCCACGCGGCGGTCCAGATAGCCGACCACGCCGGCTGTGAGGTGTACGCCACCGGCTCGACGGAGGCGAAACTGGAGGCCGCGACGGAGCTCGGCGCTGACCACGTCGTCAACTACGAGGAGGAGGCGTTCGACGAGTTCGTCGAGGAACACACCGGCGGACGGGGCGTCGATATCGTCGTGGACCACATCGGCGGCCCGACGTGGGAGAAGTCGATGAACTCGCTGGCGAAGGGCGGCCGTATCGTCACCTGCGGCGCGACCGCCGGCCCGAAGGTCGAGGTGAACATCTCCGAGCTGTTCTGGAACCAGTACGACATCCTCGGCTCCACGATGGGCGCGAACTCGGACATCGACGAGGTGCTCGACCTCGTGTGGGACGGCACGTTCGAGCCGCGTATCCGCGACGTGCTGCCGATGAGCGAGGCGGCGACCGCCCACGGGCTGCTGGAGGACCGCGAGGGCTTCGGCAAGGTCGTGGTCGTCCCCGACAGCGAGCTGTGA
- a CDS encoding MaoC/PaaZ C-terminal domain-containing protein: MRTFDDLEPGWTETYGPHTMERTAMTEFAAGFDPQPMHLDAEAAREKGYEDVFASGLHTVGVGTRLLVENFLNDSTNLGGLGIEELSWHAPVYPGDELSVRHEVVSTRVSESNPDRGVVVRDIEVFRGEDGDEEVVCSWTVAILMARG; the protein is encoded by the coding sequence ATGCGCACCTTCGACGACCTGGAGCCGGGGTGGACGGAGACGTACGGCCCGCACACGATGGAGCGGACGGCGATGACGGAGTTCGCCGCGGGGTTCGACCCCCAGCCGATGCATCTGGACGCCGAGGCGGCCCGCGAGAAGGGGTACGAGGACGTGTTCGCGAGCGGCCTCCACACCGTCGGCGTCGGGACGCGCCTGCTCGTGGAGAATTTCCTCAACGACTCCACGAACCTCGGCGGCCTCGGCATCGAGGAGCTGTCGTGGCACGCGCCCGTCTATCCGGGCGACGAACTCTCCGTCCGTCACGAGGTGGTTTCGACGCGCGTCTCGGAGTCGAACCCCGACCGCGGCGTCGTCGTGCGCGACATCGAGGTGTTCCGGGGCGAGGACGGCGACGAGGAGGTCGTCTGCTCGTGGACCGTGGCGATACTGATGGCCCGCGGGTAG
- a CDS encoding NAD-dependent succinate-semialdehyde dehydrogenase, with amino-acid sequence MWVGVERRGMHRIDPATGDALEPVAEHDAEDVDAALDEATAAFESWSDTRLEERRRLLTEAADVLRDRTEEFARLMTREMGKPIEGARAEVEKSAWGLDHYAEHAPEYLADEHIGTEAGTKSFVSYEPLGPVLAVMPWNYPFWQVFRFAAPNLVAGNVGLLKHASNVPECALAIESVFEEAGFPEGVFRTLVVGSERAEEVIRDDRVRAVTLTGSEPAGRAVGGAAGEELKPSVLELGGSDPFVVLDDADLAAAASVGASARTLNSGQSCIAAKRFVVHTDVYDEFLERFVAEMESLVVGDPTDEGTDVGPQAREDLMAEVHEQVTASVEAGATVETGGEPLDRDGFFYPPTVLTDVPRDAPLGCEEVFGPAAAVFEVESEAAAVELANDSDLGLGASVWTEDLERGERVARRIESGGVFVNELTKSDPRLPFGGIKDSGYGRELARQGIRAFLNEKTVWVQDTDDQP; translated from the coding sequence ATGTGGGTCGGTGTCGAACGCCGTGGCATGCACCGCATCGACCCCGCCACCGGGGACGCGCTCGAACCGGTCGCGGAACACGACGCGGAGGACGTGGACGCGGCGCTGGACGAGGCGACGGCGGCCTTCGAGTCGTGGTCCGACACGCGCCTGGAGGAGCGGCGGCGCCTGCTGACGGAGGCGGCCGACGTGCTCCGCGACCGCACGGAGGAGTTCGCGCGGCTGATGACCCGCGAGATGGGGAAACCGATCGAGGGCGCGCGCGCCGAGGTGGAGAAGTCGGCGTGGGGACTCGACCACTACGCCGAGCACGCGCCGGAGTACCTCGCGGACGAGCACATCGGCACCGAGGCCGGGACGAAGTCGTTCGTCTCCTACGAGCCGCTGGGGCCCGTGCTGGCCGTGATGCCGTGGAACTACCCGTTCTGGCAGGTGTTCCGCTTCGCCGCGCCGAACCTCGTGGCGGGCAACGTCGGCCTCCTGAAGCACGCCTCGAACGTGCCGGAGTGTGCGCTCGCCATCGAGTCCGTCTTCGAGGAGGCGGGCTTCCCCGAGGGCGTGTTCCGCACGCTCGTCGTCGGCTCGGAGCGGGCCGAGGAGGTGATTCGCGACGACCGCGTGCGCGCGGTGACGCTCACCGGGTCGGAGCCGGCGGGCCGGGCGGTCGGCGGCGCGGCCGGCGAGGAACTCAAGCCCTCGGTGCTGGAACTCGGCGGCTCGGACCCGTTCGTCGTGCTGGACGACGCGGACCTCGCCGCCGCCGCGAGCGTGGGCGCGAGCGCGCGCACGCTCAACTCCGGGCAGTCGTGTATCGCGGCCAAGCGGTTCGTCGTCCACACGGACGTGTACGACGAGTTCCTGGAGCGGTTCGTCGCGGAGATGGAGTCGCTCGTCGTCGGCGACCCGACCGACGAGGGGACGGACGTGGGACCGCAGGCCCGCGAGGACCTGATGGCGGAGGTACACGAGCAGGTGACCGCGTCCGTCGAGGCGGGTGCGACCGTCGAGACGGGCGGGGAACCGCTCGACCGGGACGGCTTCTTCTACCCGCCGACGGTGCTGACCGACGTGCCCCGGGACGCCCCGCTCGGCTGTGAGGAGGTGTTCGGCCCCGCCGCGGCCGTCTTCGAGGTGGAGAGCGAGGCCGCCGCCGTCGAACTCGCCAACGACTCCGACCTCGGCCTCGGCGCCAGCGTCTGGACCGAGGACCTCGAACGCGGCGAACGGGTCGCCCGCCGCATCGAGTCGGGGGGCGTCTTCGTGAACGAACTCACCAAGTCGGATCCGCGGCTCCCGTTCGGCGGCATCAAGGACTCCGGCTACGGCCGGGAACTCGCCCGGCAGGGCATCCGCGCGTTCCTCAACGAGAAGACCGTCTGGGTACAGGACACGGACGACCAGCCGTAG